One part of the Brevundimonas sp. NIBR11 genome encodes these proteins:
- a CDS encoding RNA methyltransferase, translated as MAEPIPPVVILDRSQMAENIGAVARVMANFGLDRLRLVAPRDGWPQERAWATASGADWVLDDIEVFDTVAAAIADLNTVFATTARPRETRQPVRTPRESVRVLYDDTASGLKVGLLFGAERAGLETTDIALCHGITTIPIDPRHQSLNLAQAVAINAYEWRTLVLDAPPPNFREAEAPASGDLQLGMYEHLERELEAAGFFHPPEKFRSMSQNLRVMLGRAAFTEQEVATFRGVITALSKGRGRVLERLAREQAKKG; from the coding sequence TTGGCTGAGCCGATCCCTCCCGTCGTCATCCTCGACCGGTCGCAGATGGCCGAGAACATCGGCGCGGTGGCGCGGGTGATGGCGAATTTCGGGCTGGATCGGCTGAGACTGGTCGCCCCGCGCGACGGCTGGCCGCAGGAGCGAGCGTGGGCGACGGCGTCCGGCGCCGACTGGGTGCTGGACGATATCGAGGTCTTCGACACGGTCGCGGCCGCCATCGCCGACCTGAACACCGTCTTCGCCACCACGGCTCGCCCGCGCGAGACCCGCCAGCCCGTTCGCACGCCGCGCGAATCGGTTCGGGTCCTCTATGACGACACGGCGTCCGGCCTGAAGGTGGGCCTGTTGTTCGGGGCCGAGCGGGCCGGGCTGGAGACGACCGACATCGCCCTTTGCCACGGCATCACCACCATTCCCATCGATCCGCGTCACCAGAGCCTCAACCTGGCCCAGGCGGTGGCGATCAACGCCTATGAGTGGCGGACCCTGGTGCTGGACGCTCCGCCGCCGAACTTCCGCGAGGCCGAGGCGCCGGCGTCCGGCGACCTTCAGCTCGGCATGTACGAACATCTGGAGCGCGAGCTGGAGGCGGCGGGCTTCTTCCATCCCCCGGAGAAGTTCCGGTCTATGAGCCAGAACCTGCGGGTCATGCTGGGTCGCGCCGCCTTCACCGAACAGGAAGTGGCGACCTTCCGCGGGGTGATTACCGCTCTGTCGAAGGGGCGCGGCCGGGTGCTGGAGCGGCTGGCGCGCGAGCAGGCGAAGAAGGGCTAG